Proteins encoded within one genomic window of Komagataella phaffii GS115 chromosome 3, complete sequence:
- a CDS encoding Component of the ESCRT-II complex, which translates to MTWKKIKATQSGRPFFDDIDEVIVYIQDDIGLYQDNTKLDKFQTVRFYLTNKRLIFINELFPEENYYILLHEIQEVSLYQGFINSSPKLILDLVKTEGEETKRMYRISWICTICSFSNHVQLDKPLAKFNEANNEINFKCSMCGIKPERLILKDGSSKADSFEPELKPVEATTASKRKHRCPQCTFVNHPSMLNCEMCNFPLRDKDSFDDSDILLGSKDSTTFKLSFHDKKVQPFSDKLQHYIEKSQHDFLKRFNRMNMNVVQQPASPVGPSKETPKKGIHDLENNSSNFIDSSFLNDSLSGLGRLMRHAEKLIRLSESMKPLMMNLHQCSHENHQLISLLKSNKPPHKINNGIIVESDTKKSLYHKEVARQLVEFILNYDLVQNDFISLCELYKLYNKSRGLNLLSPSTFKLICEQLENVNSIVKLYQIEYHNNNSFYIISKTSSTNYNLSNKVNTLLEENPSDLKQLQIAMNNCNFSILKSVVDELCSEGVIVLDQSIGGNVYYINHYF; encoded by the coding sequence ATGACgtggaaaaaaatcaagGCTACTCAAAGCGGTAGACCGTTTTTTgatgacattgatgaagtcaTAGTTTATATTCAGGACGACATAGGTCTCTACCAAGATAACACTAAGCTGGACAAGTTTCAAACGGTCAGATTCTATCTAACAAATAAGCGTTTGATATTCATTAATGAGCTTTTTCCGGAGGAGAACTATTACATATTACTTCATGAGATTCAGGAGGTCTCCTTGTACCAAGGTTTCATCAATTCCTCCCCCAAACTAATACTTGATTTGGTTAAGACCGAAGGAGAAGAGACGAAAAGGATGTACAGAATTTCCTGGATTTGCACAATTTGCTCTTTCAGTAACCACGTTCAGTTAGATAAACCATTGGCTAAGTTTAATGAGGCTAACAACGAAATCAATTTTAAATGCTCTATGTGTGGTATAAAACCAGAAAGACTTATACTAAAAGATGGATCCTCTAAGGCAGATTCCTTCGAACCTGAGCTCAAACCCGTAGAAGCAACAACAGCGTCCAAGAGAAAGCACAGGTGTCCTCAGTGTACGTTTGTCAATCATCCTTCAATGCTGAATTGTGAAATGTGTAATTTTCCTTTGAGAGATAAGGATAGCTTTGATGATTCAGACATTCTACTTGGATCCAAAGACTCAACCACGTTCAAATTGTCTTTTCATGATAAAAAAGTTCAGCCTTTTAGTGATAAACTTCAGCATTATATTGAGAAGAGCCAGCATGATTTTCTCAAGCGGTTCAATAGGATGAACATGAACGTCGTTCAGCAACCAGCTTCCCCTGTTGGTCCTTCAAAGGAAACTCCAAAAAAGGGTATCCATGATCTAGAGAATAATTCCTCAAATTTCATTGATAGTTCTTTTCTTAATGATTCTCTGAGTGGTTTAGGGAGACTAATGAGACATGCTGAAAAGCTTATTCGGCTAAGTGAATCCATGAAAccattgatgatgaaccTGCATCAGTGTTCACATGAAAATCATCAGTTGATTTCCCTGTTAAAGTCCAACAAACCTCCCCATAAAATCAACAATGGAATTATAGTGGAATCTGATACAAAGAAATCACTTTATCACAAAGAGGTTGCCCGACAATTGGTAGAATTTATTTTGAATTACGATCTGGTGCAAAACGACTTTATCTCATTATGTGAGCTGTACAAGTTGTACAACAAATCCAGAGGGCTCAATCTTTTATCTCCttcaactttcaaactcatctgtgaacaacttgaaaatgtAAACTCAATCGTGAAGTTGTATCAGATTGAATACCACAACAATAACAGCTTTTACATTATTTCGAAAACTAGTTCCACCAATTACAACCTGTCGAACAAAGTCAATACGTTGTTGGAGGAAAATCCGTCAGATTtgaaacaacttcaaatcGCTATGAACAACTGTAACTTCTCCATTCTCAAATCTGTCGTCGATGAACTCTGCAGTGAAGGTGTGATTGTATTGGATCAGTCAATCGGAGGCAATGTATATTACATAAATCATTATTTTTAA
- a CDS encoding Component of the RAM signaling network, with the protein MAFLFKRNPKAQELVRNLNDSLTKLESYPTDNSNRKKVVADISKNLSQIKIILQGKIDNYEELDDENDDRLDMADSPSDYTDRVGSNTADLSIPGLAGSNVGSPETDSTIDQISQLANECYITDLLYRLLLNIETLEFNSRKDVYILCTSLLRREIGNRSPTIDYLLTHDYVIQLLMKAPEYHSNINILLSNILRECIKFEKVCRYCLNSELFWQYFKYSQQSSFENSTDALITLNDLLANHHGLVQEFFSKQSNLDRFIENINKLITCNNYVTKRQSIKLLSKLILQRSNYNLMTDYVNNSSNLKLIMINLSDKSKNLQYESFQVFKVFVANPKKNRQILDILIKNREKLLFFLKEFNYNDKDTVFNEEKEFLIQQIEELPSKNNST; encoded by the coding sequence ATGGcttttttgttcaagaggAACCCCAAGGCTCAGGAGCTGGTTCGGAACTTGAACGATAGTCTCACAAAACTAGAGTCTTACCCCACGGACAACAGTAACCGAAAAAAGGTGGTCGCAGATATCAGCAAGAACCTTAGTCAGATCAAGATCATACTACAAGGAAAAATAGATAATTACGAGGAGTTGGACGACGAAAATGACGATAGGCTCGATATGGCGGATTCTCCAAGTGACTACACGGACAGAGTCGGAAGTAACACCGCTGATTTATCCATCCCTGGCTTGGCAGGTTCAAATGTCGGAAGCCCAGAGACTGATAGTACCATCGACCAGATCAGTCAGCTGGCGAACGAATGCTATATCACAGATCTTTTGTACCGTCTACTACTAAACATagaaactttggaattCAACTCACGTAAGGATGTCTATATCCTGTGTACATCTTTGTTGAGGAGAGAAATTGGAAATCGGTCTCCCACTATTGATTACCTCTTGACTCACGACTATGTCATTCAATTACTCATGAAGGCCCCCGAATATCATAGCAATATTAACATATTATTGAGCAACATACTGCGAGAATGtatcaagtttgaaaaggtCTGCCGGTACTGCTTGAACAGTGAGTTGTTTTGGCAATATTTCAAATACTCCCAACAATCTTCATTTGAAAATAGCACTGATGCTCTCATCACGCTTAACGATCTGCTCGCCAACCATCATGGATTGGTACAAGAGTTTTTTAGCAAACAAAGTAATCTCGACAGGTTCATAGAGAACATCAACAAGCTCATCACATGTAACAACTATGTCACAAAACGACAGTCAATCAAATTACTATCCAAGTTGATTTTGCAGCGATCCAATTATAATTTAATGACGGACTATGTAAATAACTCCTCCAATTTGAAGCTGATCATGATTAACCTCAGTGATAAATCCAAGAACCTTCAGTATGAATCGTTTCAGGtattcaaagtttttgtgGCAAACCCGAAAAAGAATAGACAAATTCTTGATATCTTGATAAAAAATAGAGAGAAATTACTTTTCTTCCTGAAAGAGTTCAACTATAATGACAAAGATACTGTATTTAacgaagaaaaagagttttTGATTCAGCAAATAGAAGAGCTACCATCAAAGAATAATAGTACATAG
- a CDS encoding Transporter, member of the ARN family of transporters that specifically recognize siderophore-iron c → MKFNVFRKSQNESASGSPESQNTDTEAQTHVTLLPGRAYTPYATSSFRQHSMLTTATVVYKIVCVISLPWVARIVDCFSRVTGFFIALVFLIATYVMFAASKNVGMYLASQIFLGIGIPSYVMMERVFIADTTQILNRGLWTALPTAVASIPTLYVASIVAEKMLEHSTWRWGYGMWAIIIPVSLAPLILIMWKLDRRAKRYGVTHNIKSTLNLPEGSWYKKVAHLLYVELDIVGGLLMLTGLSLFFLPFTLTGSASILRWNEATTIVLLVIGFLILVLFVLWVLSKFPKRPFLSVSILKRPSVLMACTLPLFDAINTSLSGAYFPSVLQVSGHFTVGEAARIPRAANVCQMVGAVLVGLLIKYTKTAKVFMVSGVCLIVLTQGFFCYLANNNGGFGSELHWTVIKVFEGFGRGFYNIPTIISVQANSDPSQIAPSIAMFTMFNQMGAVIGNSISASVWNELVIKRLTQYLPEASKSRAREIFGNIRVAIGYAEGTPEREAIDRAYREVLQKQGYISLGFLIPALILVFFIKGFDPTQRTSVNVGDDGEVVLTSAPGKDGEAQLNTIAANLSSSPSNSDISEERESSEITSQEKKSELNESEAK, encoded by the exons ATGAAATTCAACGTTTTTCGTAAGAGCCAGAACGAAAGCGCTTCAGGTTCTCCGGAAAGCCAAAATACCGATACGGAAGCTCAAACTCACGTCACATTGCTTCCAGG TAGAGCTTACACTCCATACGCCACATCCTCATTCAGGCAACACTCTATGTTAACAACTGCAACAGTTGTATACAAGATCGTATGTGTCATTTCACTTCCATGGGTTGCGCGTATAGTAGACTGCTTCAGTAGAGTGACTGGGTTCTTCATTGCCCTGGTATTCTTGATAGCTACTTACGTTATGTTTGCTGCCTCCAAAAACGTTGGAATGTACTTGGCTTCACAAATTTTCCTGGGTATTGGTATTCCTTCTTATGTCATGATGGAGAGGGTGTTCATTGCTGACACCACTCAGATCTTGAACAGAGGATTGTGGACTGCTCTGCCAACAGCTGTTGCTTCTATTCCCACCCTTTACGTCGCCTCTATTGTAGCAGAAAAGATGCTGGAGCATTCCACCTGGAGATGGGGCTACGGAATGTGGGCTATCATCATTCCTGTTTCTTTGGCACCGTTGATTCTTATTATGTGGAAATTGGATAGAAGGGCCAAGAGATATGGCGTCACACATAACATTAAATCCACCTTAAATCTTCCCGAAGGCAGCTGGTACAAAAAAGTGGCTCACCTGTTGTACGTTGAGCTAGATATAGTTGGAGGCCTGTTGATGCTTACTGGtctttctctcttcttcctcccCTTTACCCTTACAGGATCAGCATCAATCTTAAGATGGAATGAAGCCACTACAATTGTCCTCTTAGTCATTGGTTTTCTAATTTTGGTGTTATTTGTGTTGTGGGTCCTCTCAAAGTTTCCCAAGAGACCGTTCCTCAGTGTAAGCATTTTGAAACGCCCATCGGTTTTGATGGCATGCACATTACCGCTTTTTGATGCTATTAATACTTCCTTATCAGGAGCCTACTTTCCTTCCGTACTGCAAGTGTCAGGTCACTTCACAGTTGGAGAAGCTGCCAGAATCCCTAGAGCCGCCAACGTTTGTCAAATGGTCGGTGCGGTCCTGGTTGGCCTCTTGATAAAGTACACCAAGACTGCAAAAGTATTTATGGTCTCAGGAGTATGCTTAATTGTCCTCACTCAAGGGTTCTTCTGCTATCTTGCTAACAATAATGGTGGATTTGGCTCAGAGCTTCATTGGACTGTAATTAAAGTGTTTGAAGGTTTCGGAAGGGGTTTCTACAACATTCCCACAATTATTTCCGTGCAAGCTAACTCGGATCCATCACAGATAGCTCCATCCATTGCAATGTTTACCATGTTCAATCAAATGGGTGCCGTAATTGGTAATTCTATTTCGGCATCAGTTTGGAATGAACTTGTAATTAAAAGACTGACGCAGTATCTTCCAGAAGCGTCTAAGAGCAGAGCTAGAGagatttttggaaacatcAGGGTTGCAATTGGCTACGCGGAGGGAACTCCAGAAAGAGAGGCTATCGATAGGGCGTACAGAGAGGTTTTGCAGAAACAGGGATACATTTCGCTCGGGTTCCTAATTCCAGCTCTTATTTTagtatttttcatcaaagggTTCGATCCGACACAGCGAACATCAGTCAATGTTGGTGATGATGGAGAAGTGGTATTGACATCAGCTCCTGGAAAGGACGGCGAAGCACAGCTAAATACCATAGCTGCGAACTTATCTTCCTCTCCATCTAACTCTGATATTTCAGAGGAACGAGAAAGTTCGGAGATTACTTCAcaggagaaaaaaagtGAACTCAATGAGTCGGAGGCCAAGTAG
- a CDS encoding Cytoplasmic GTP binding protein — protein MSTNSRKKLLLMGRSGSGKSSMRSIIFSNYSAFDTRRLGATIDVEHSNLRFLNNMTLNLWDCGGQDVFIENFLNTSSQNPNSNNNIFKKCEVLLHVFDVESKEVNKDIEIFQRVLKNLHQFSPNVKVFILLHKMDLIQVNKRDELFKIMFDNLQKIANPFHFKLTGFATSIWDESLYKAWSSIICSLIPNISFYQQNLSKINDILNAREIILFEKTTFLVISSTDRKLITNNDELDPKRFEKISNIIKTYKQSVNKIRTNFETIILNGMNTSIYLAELTNNIFIMIVMDNQRNDDDSTAIEDENLILEDIKIARSLFEKVENV, from the exons ATGTCGACAAACTCCAGGAAGAAGCTCCTGTTGATG GGCCGTTCTGGATCGGGAAAATCATCAATGCGGTCGATCATCTTCTCCAATTATTCAGCATTTGACACCAGACGATTAGGAGCAACaattgatgttgaacattcaaatttgagatttttgaacaatatGACGTTGAACCTATGGGATTGTGGTGGCCAGGATGTGTTTATcgaaaactttttgaataCCAGCAGCCAGAACCCCAATTCAAATAAcaacatcttcaagaagtgCGAAGTATTATTGCATGTCTTTGACGTTGAAAGTAAGGAGGTTAACAAGGATATcgaaatttttcaaagagtattgaagaatttgcACCAATTCTCTCCCAATGTCAAGGTATTCATACTATTACACAAGATGGACCTAATTCAAGTTAATAAGAGAGAtgaattgttcaagatcATGTTTGACAATTTGCAGAAAATAGCAAACCCATTTCACTTTAAGCTCACTGGATTCGCGACTAGTATCTGGGATGAAAGTTTGTACAAGGCGTGGTCATCAATCATCTGTTCATTGATTCCAAACATTTCCTTCTACCAGcaaaatctttccaagattAACGACATACTAAATGCAAGGGAGATTATACTGTTTGAGAAAACCACTTTTTTGGTGATTTCTTCTACGGACAGGAAACTGATCACTAATAACGATGAATTAGACcccaaaagatttgagaAAATCTCAAACATAATAAAAACTTACAAACAGAGTGTGAACAAGATAAGAACAAACTTTGAGACGATAATTCTTAACGGCATGAATACGTCCATATACTTGGCAGAGTTGACCAATAACATCTTCATTATGATCGTGATGGataatcaaagaaatgatgACGATTCAACTGCAATtgaggatgaaaatttgattttggaggaCATTAAGATTGCAAGATCattatttgaaaaagtaGAGAACGTTTGA
- a CDS encoding Farnesyl-diphosphate farnesyl transferase (squalene synthase), whose protein sequence is MGKLAQLVLHPLELRAAIQFKFFKQSLHPRQPTNERETLKHCYELLALTSRSFCTVILELNPELRNAIMIFYLVLRALDTVEDDMTIKPDIKIPLLRSFDEKLNLKSWSFDGNSPDEKDRQVLVDFTDVLEEYHRLKPVYQDVIKDITHKMGNGMADYITDEEFNLNGVATVKDYDLYCHYVAGLVGEGLTHLIVEAGFGDPKLEDNMQLSESMGLFLQKTNIIRDYREDLDDGRSFWPKEIWSKYADSLSDFSKRENYEKGLDCISELVLNTMDHIKDVLVYLSSVYDFSSYNFCVIPQVMAIATLATVFRNEKVFETNVKIRKGTTCYLILKARTFEGACEIFSYYLRQIHHSCPITDANYIKIGIKCGELEQFLESLNPAPHVPPGATIPQTPHFVKAERKRKLDRELVPTLAIESLKCDVFLSLVALGFLGVIYSISS, encoded by the exons ATGGGCAAACTAGCACAACTAGTCCTACATCCGCTTGAGCTTCGAGCTGCAATTCAATT caaattcttcaaacaatcGCTTCACCCCAGACAGCCAACAAATGAACGTGAAACACTCAAGCACTGCTACGAGCTACTAGCATTGACATCCAGATCTTTTTGTACCGTGATTTTGGAACTTAACCCCGAGTTACGAAATGCAATTATGATTTTCTACCTTGTATTAAGAGCCTTGGACACTGTAGAAGACGATATGACAATTAAACCAGATATTAAAATTCCTTTACTTCGCtcatttgatgaaaaactaAACCTCAAGTCGTGGAGTTTCGATGGTAATTCTCCTGATGAAAAGGACAGACAGGTTCTTGTGGACTTTACAGACGTTCTCGAGGAATATCACCGATTGAAACCTGTTTACCAGGATGTCATAAAAGATATTACCCATAAAATGGGTAATGGTATGGCTGACTATATTACTGACGAAGAGTTTAACTTGAATGGCGTAGCCACAGTGAAAGACTATGATTTATACTGTCACTATGTTGCAGGATTGGTGGGTGAAGGACTTACTCACTTGATCGTGGAGGCTGGTTTCGGAGACCCTAAACTTGAGGACAATATGCAACTTAGCGAGAGCATGGGATTATTTCTGCAAAAGACTAATATTATCAGAGATTATAGAGAAGATCTTGATGATGGAAGAAGTTTTTGGCCCAAAGAAATTTGGTCCAAATATGCAGACAGCTTGTCCGACTTCTCCAAACGGGAAAATTACGAAAAAGGATTGGACTGTATATCGGAACTTGTGCTGAACACAATGGACCATATCAAGGACGTACTCGTCTATTTGTCATCTGTTTACGATTTCTCATCTTATAATTTCTGTGTCATTCCACAAGTTATGGCCATTGCAACCTTGGCAACAGTTTTcagaaatgaaaaagtttttgagaCTAATGTCAAGATCAGAAAGGGAACAACTTGTTATTTAATTCTGAAAGCCAGGACATTTGAAGGAGCCTGTGAAATATTTAGTTACTACTTAAGACAGATTCATCACTCATGTCCAATTACCGATGCCAACTATATCAAGATAGGAATCAAATGTGGCGAATTGGAACAGTTTCtagaatctttgaatccaGCTCCCCACGTCCCACCTGGTGCCACCATTCCACAGACACCTCACTTTGTCAAGGCTGAACgcaaaagaaagcttgaTAGAGAGTTGGTTCCTACACTGGCtattgaaagtttgaaatGCGatgttttcctttcattAGTTGCATTAGGATTTTTGGGTGTTATATACAGTATATCGTCCTAG
- a CDS encoding Tubulin folding factor D — MENSEIAIAKVADELLDQIDTLLEQVLSKERSSQQEKDLIQKIQQFQPCPQLIDKSLKKFVSSLLSAYQSNNMLDYLGSTEFSNTIGVIFYEITKLRGYKTVQHCLDSNFYLIDSLIIRLQNSREYGIGWQENCLLLLWLGVLILSPFPLTPEKNQSIFRLGSTFLNKVGKENEAASYLMANFVTRFKNSEVMSLFYESLPLRGTVNDKISFLRCNNLVLKKANHADILPYLDMQFDTFVTELAETEDVVLLKLLIKNIGKIGVIFESTYQVDKVEDIINILLNYIDSKETVIRYTVSRQFGKLSHKLPEEFRKDIVNCLIEELDINLLSTKLNLDIQVDGDVIDINKYHGVLLVFSELALESLIPCEYLQLLTSIICQTIFVVQQRLSYSIGNNVRDSSCFLSWSLIRKQMFHSREDCECLVVLFKQLMFSTCFDTDLMIRRASAAVIQELLGRYGDFVLATIAPRSEINKLKIKLIELLDYVKLGNLQRSFQLPIEIGDELEGFMRTDFIEFLKHLVIGWNYTVRCESSDILVKLLIKEGSPPDDIIDYLACMPTTDGSLMAISKLSSLLTNDKITELASRLKPALDTFEFDFHISPFHKGEEYLLILNSLQYDLTDTNWETTFNIIRQDSREEVYEAFKTLIINLRTEIPKKYTEKWKYYIENKNKITSKALGYCPSILSSNFEEFLSLVFNQKIDYEVRAGLIGSISYFLSNHDHDLHLERMIDLLEDYTITNQGDVGSYIRMAMMNLIENNLHKFKDFENSIDVQLFRLSVETMERLRWKSLELLLLIHPEWQGYLQKEPRTNATHFRNILEIYRHEILIPLIGAKNEQLSEISRSFWKGYAFSVGSSRSVGPEVKAALRPLVMMIIAHEFNDDEFSQIIVNIMSNLKLVANPTDKDRANKLYNCTLSLIVKLIDSNILTKIERDSLKTLFVRVYNLQLKAPIMRLGNCLAILKWIYQKAEECSDSKSIEMQHGIMKRLIDLSLKHKSSNVRQISIQVLFELYYWKHQKQGAYDGTLELLEKLDWNDNGLEKYVGRLPF, encoded by the coding sequence ATGGAGAATTCAGAGATAGCAATTGCCAAAGTTGCTGATGAACTATTGGACCAAATTGATACTCTACTGGAACAGGTACTATCTAAAGAAAGAAGTTCCCAACAAGAAAAGGATCTGATACAGAAAATCCAACAGTTTCAACCGTGTCCGCAGCTGATTGATAAAAGTTTAAAAAAGTTCGTGTCATCCCTTCTTAGTGCTTATCAAAGTAACAATATGCTAGACTATCTTGGTTCTACGGAATTCTCCAACACTATAGGGGTTATTTTTTACGAAATCACAAAGTTAAGAGGATATAAAACTGTTCAGCATTGCCTGGATAGTAACTTTTACCTCATTGACAGTCTCATTATTCGCCTACAAAACTCTCGGGAATATGGAATAGGCTGGCAAGAAAATTGCTTGCTGTTACTTTGGTTGGGTGTGCTAATCCTGTCTCCTTTCCCATTGACACCtgaaaagaatcaaagtaTATTCAGGTTAGGATCGACATTTCTAAACAAGGTTGGAAAGGAGAACGAAGCTGCCAGTTACTTAATGGCCAATTTCGTCACAAGGTTCAAAAACAGCGAAGTAATGTCACTTTTCTACGAGTCTCTACCCTTACGTGGAACCGTGAACGATAAGATCAGCTTTCTGAGATGTAACAATTTGGTGTTGAAAAAGGCCAATCACGCGGATATCCTGCCGTACCTTGATATGCAGTTTGACACCTTTGTCACAGAACTAGCTGAAACGGAAGATGTTGTGctcttgaaacttttgatcaagaatattGGCAAGATTGGTGTTATATTTGAAAGCACCTATCAGGTTGATAAGGTGGAAGATATTATTAATATTTTACTGAACTATATTGACAGCAAAGAAACTGTGATAAGGTACACAGTTTCACGACAATTTGGGAAGCTATCGCATAAGTTGCCGGAAGAATTTCGAAAAGATATTGTCAACTGCTTGATTGAAGAGTTGGACATCAACCTGTTATCAACCAAACTGAACCTTGACATTCAAGTCGACGGGGATGTGATCGACATAAACAAGTATCATGGCGTTTTACTTGTATTTTCGGAACTAGCTCTTGAATCTCTCATTCCTTGTGAGTATTTACAACTATTAACTTCAATTATATGCCAAACCATTTTTGTGGTTCAACAGAGATTAAGCTATTCGATTGGAAATAACGTGAGGGACTCGTCGTGCTTTCTGTCTTGGTCTCTTATTAGGAAACAAATGTTTCACTCACGGGAAGATTGTGAATGTCTGGTTGTCCTCTTCAAACAGCTTATgttttcaacttgttttGACACTGATCTAATGATTCGACGAGCTTCAGCAGCAGTTATCCAAGAGCTTCTAGGTAGGTATGGTGATTTTGTTCTTGCAACAATTGCTCCTCGATCCGAAATTAATAAACTTaaaatcaaactcattgaaCTGTTGGACTATGTGAAACTAGGAAACTTGCAAAGATCATTTCAGCTACCTATTGAAATCGGAGATGAACTTGAAGGTTTTATGAGGACCGACTTTATTGAGTTTTTAAAGCATCTGGTTATTGGCTGGAACTATACAGTAAGATGTGAGAGCAGTGATATCTTGGTAAAGCTCCTAATAAAAGAAGGGTCACCTCCTGACGATATTATTGATTACCTTGCATGTATGCCCACCACTGATGGATCGTTGATGGCTATCTCAAAGTTAAGCTCACTTTTAACTAATGACAAGATAACTGAACTTGCATCAAGATTAAAGCCAGCCTTAGACACGTTTGAGTTTGACTTTCACATTTCACCCTTCCACAAAGGTGAAGAATATTTACTAATACTAAACTCACTGCAGTATGATTTGACAGACACTAACTGGGAAACAACTTTCAACATTATCAGACAGGATAGTCGTGAAGAAGTCTATGAAGCATTCAAAACCCTCATAATTAACCTCAGGACTGAGATACCAAAAAAATACACagaaaaatggaaataCTATattgaaaacaagaacaagataACCTCCAAAGCTTTGGGATATTGTCCAAGCATTCTCAGCTCCAACTTTGAGGAGTTCTTGAGTTTAGTATTCAACCAGAAAATAGACTATGAAGTTAGAGCGGGGTTGATCGGATCCATTTCTTACTTTTTGAGTAATCATGACCATGACTTGCATTTAGAAAGAATGATTGACCTTTTAGAAGATTACACGATCACAAACCAAGGAGACGTAGGCTCCTACATTCGAATGGCTATGATGAATCTAATAGAAAACAACCTTCACAAGTTCAAGGATTTTGAGAATAGTATTGACGTTCAACTTTTTCGATTATCCGTTGAAACAATGGAACGTCTCAGATGGAAATCATTGGAGCTTTTATTACTAATCCATCCAGAATGGCAAGGCTACCTACAAAAAGAGCCTCGTACTAATGCGACTCACTTCCGTAACATACTGGAAATATATCGTCATGAAATTCTGATCCCTCTAATTGGAGCCAAAAATGAACAACTTTCAGAGATCTCAagatctttttggaaaggttACGCATTCTCAGTTGGTTCTTCCAGATCTGTTGGACCTGAAGTTAAAGCAGCCCTCCGTCCTCTAGTTATGATGATAATCGCTCACGAGTtcaatgatgatgaattttCTCAAATTATTGTCAATATTATGAGTAACTTGAAACTCGTAGCAAATCCTACTGATAAAGACAGAGCAAATAAGTTGTACAACTGTACTTTATCCTTGATTGTGAAACTTATTGACTCCAACATTCTTACTAAAATTGAGAGGGATTCCTTAAAAACTTTGTTTGTGCGAGTGTACAACCTTCAGCTCAAGGCACCCATCATGAGATTGGGCAACTGTCTTGCCATTCTAAAATGGATATATCAAAAAGCTGAGGAATGTTCAGATTCAAAGTCCATAGAAATGCAACACGGAATTATGAAAAGGCTTATTGATTTATCCTTAAAACATAAAAGCAGTAACGTCAGACAAATTAGTATTCAAGTGCTATTCGAATTATACTATTGGAAACACCAAAAACAAGGGGCCTATGACGGTACCCTGGAATTATTGGAAAAACTGGATTGGAATGACAACGGCTTGGAAAAGTATGTAGGGCGATTACCcttttga